The stretch of DNA CGCCTCTTCATAGCGTTGACTCTTGTTTGGTTCGGTGGCGTGGTTGTATCCAAAACGCAGTCGAGCAAGATCAAAGTCCAACAGTGCTGTCTCATCTTCATCACCTTGATGAAAGGTCAACACCTTTTGATAAAGAGTGATCGCTCGGATGAGAGCCGAATCCGGATCCTGGCTGTCCGGTTGCCAATCGACAAATTTTTCGAGTGGTTCAAAGATCGGACTGGCGGCATCAAGCACAAACGCATCCGACGACACCGAACCCGCTTGTTCGCCAGCGGAATAGAATTCAATCGCACTTTCGGTGATGACATCGAACAAGGTTGGTCGATAGTCGTCCCCGGTATTTCCTTTGTCAAGAAACTCGCTGAAGTCTGATGACGCGACGGCTTGAAGTCTTTCGTCATCTGCCAACGCTGTTTGAAACTGAGAGTCGATCTTGTCTAAGATTCTCGCTAAATCCCAGGTGGTGAAGTCCTTGTCATTTGCGTCGACCGCGCCTTCAGTGCGTTGAGCGAACTGCCAGCGGTTTTGCTGAAAGTAACCCCAATACGAATGAGCAAGCAGTGCCTCTAGCACCGGTTTGATCGGCTCAGGCGCGTTCGCGATCTCACTCTCATACAGTTGGACGATTTCGGCCGGCAGGTTGCCTTGAATATTGCCTTTGAGCATGACCCGCATTGCAATCCCGCGAGCGGCCGCGTCAAGATCGTTTGTATCGATCGCTTTTTGAATGATCGGTTCCAATGCCTTCACCGCCGTTTCAGGGCGTCCTTTCGCAACCGCGTCATTGACGTCTTTCCAATCCGAGGGAGTAAGTTGCATAGCGAACAGAGTTGCAAAGGAGCCGAAGAGAAGAAAAGCGAGCGCGGTGATACGTCTTTGAAACACGAGATCACGTCCTAGTATCAAAAATTGGTGACAAGCAAGTTGAGAGTAGATTCCGACACGACATCAATCGTACCGCCAAAGCGAGTTTGGCGAATCGGCAATATAGAGACGAAGGAGCGTCTTGTTTCTTAGGCTCAAACTTCGAAAAAATGCGTCTCTATGGCGTACGTTGGCGACTTTGAAAGCGTGGCGAAATATCCAAATCCACTTCGGAACTAGCATTCAGGACAGCCGGGTTCACGTCTTCGAAAGGAGGTGAACGCATGAACCGCCACGTCAATGACGGTGAAATGAGGACCACGATTAACAGCAATCCAATTCCTCGCCCGTATCCGATTCGACATTTCGAAAGATCGATCAACGATTCCTGCCTAGACGGCTTCATTATTTGACGCAGCCGATTTTCCATGGTCGGAAATCGCCCCACGCCCGAAGCAAGCGGTCGCGTTCTCACTTCGCTGCGATCCCGTTCCAAGGGCTTACAAAGAAAATCAAGCGTGTGCATGATCGCTTCGGCATACGTACGTCTTAATTTCGGCGTCGACGCCACGGCTGCAATGTCACAACATCGTTCTTCACAATTTTCGATTTGACGTTTAGCAATCCAAACCAAGGGGTGCCACCACAAACACACCATGGCAAACATCTCTAAAAATCGCACCAACCAATCGCGGCGATACCAATGAGCGAGTTCATGACGCAGCAAAACGCATCGAGACGATTCGTCGAGCGATTGCCAGAGCGTCTTAGGAAAAACAATCTTGGCTGATGACGAAATATTCCATCGTAGTGGGCAGTACAACATCGGCGAAATAATCGCATCCACCAACCAGACTTGCGGGACCATGCCCTTCACACTTGTGGCACTCACTTCCACCTTGGCCAACAATTGAGTTGCATCGTGATCGTATCGCCCGCGGTAATCCAACAATCGACTCACGCGACGAGTTCCGATCAAGATCCATACGAACATCAGCACCGATCCTAGCACCCAAATGCAAAGAGCAATCAAGGTAATCGAGGATGCGGTCGATGCCGGACGTTCAGTCGCCAACGTGAAACGTTCGTGCCAAGTTGGCGTTGAAATGGCGACCACGAGCGGAATCGTTTGCAACGGTGGCGTAAGCAGTTTGACGAGCACCAAGATCCACGCGAAATGCGCCACAGCAGGTCGTTCGAACACTCGGTGCGTGAGCCATGCCATCACCGCGATCACCAGAGCGATCGCCGCGTTGCTGAACAACCATGGTTGCCAAAAAGATTCCATGAATGAGACTCAGTGAAAACGTATCAGTGCGGCCTATGACTCATTGTCTAAATTGTCGAGCATTGATCGCAGTTTGGTGCGTTCGGTACGCGACAACCCTGATCGCTTAATCAGGTGGCTTAGTAGCGGACCGAGAGAACCTTCGCAAAGTTCGTCGGCGGTGATTTGCAAACGGCGATGGATAAGCTCATCGCGATCGATTGCGGCGCGAAACAGTCGCGGCCAAACAGTCGGATCACGATCCACACAGCCTTTGGTTTCTAACCGACCAAGTAGTTTCTGGACGGTGGCGGTCGTCGACGTGGTGGCCTCGCCGTACAGATTGACGGCCAATTCCTTGACACTAATCGGACCGTCAGACCAGATTTTCTCGAGAATCGCCAGTTCGGCTTCCGTGACGTCTTGAGCCTTGCGGGCCATCAGCGAATCTTCCTAGTGAATATGAAGGCGTATATGAACGACGAGCGTAAATTAAAAGCGGCGTGTCCCCGAGAACCCAATTCTTAGACAAGAAAAGGTCTTCGCAGTTGACCGATTCGCGTTTGAAGCGAGTCGCCTACACTGTATTGTTAGCCAGAGTGTGTTCCCGAAGCAAGCAATCGCGACCGTCGCCGTCTCAAGTGCCTGCAAAACGGGCCAAAATCTATCGCTGATCTCGTCTTTCGGGCTAGCTCGTTGCCATTTCAACCTTATGCCGTTCAATGCACCACCTGCGGTAGCCGTTTGCGCGTTGGCGATCCATCGCTGATCGGAACA from Rubripirellula amarantea encodes:
- a CDS encoding M56 family metallopeptidase, whose amino-acid sequence is MESFWQPWLFSNAAIALVIAVMAWLTHRVFERPAVAHFAWILVLVKLLTPPLQTIPLVVAISTPTWHERFTLATERPASTASSITLIALCIWVLGSVLMFVWILIGTRRVSRLLDYRGRYDHDATQLLAKVEVSATSVKGMVPQVWLVDAIISPMLYCPLRWNISSSAKIVFPKTLWQSLDESSRCVLLRHELAHWYRRDWLVRFLEMFAMVCLWWHPLVWIAKRQIENCEERCCDIAAVASTPKLRRTYAEAIMHTLDFLCKPLERDRSEVRTRPLASGVGRFPTMENRLRQIMKPSRQESLIDLSKCRIGYGRGIGLLLIVVLISPSLTWRFMRSPPFEDVNPAVLNASSEVDLDISPRFQSRQRTP
- a CDS encoding BlaI/MecI/CopY family transcriptional regulator — encoded protein: MARKAQDVTEAELAILEKIWSDGPISVKELAVNLYGEATTSTTATVQKLLGRLETKGCVDRDPTVWPRLFRAAIDRDELIHRRLQITADELCEGSLGPLLSHLIKRSGLSRTERTKLRSMLDNLDNES